One genomic region from Homalodisca vitripennis isolate AUS2020 chromosome 6, UT_GWSS_2.1, whole genome shotgun sequence encodes:
- the LOC124364795 gene encoding piezo-type mechanosensitive ion channel component-like — translation MEHYMFCSRLVGLYIGMVLLVYRLSRPIFSKLSYIIMFTDMPYVDRVLQLCLDIYLVRESHDFVLEEDLFSKLLFLFRSPETIIKWTRPPALVLSRETQL, via the exons ATGGAACATTATATGTTTTGTTCCAGACTTGTAGGTTTGTACATTGGCATGGTTTTGTTGGTGTACAGACTTTCCCGACCCATTTTCAGCAAACTGTCCTACATAATCATGTTCACTGATATGCCCTATGTTGACCGAGTTTTGCAG CTCTGCCTTGACATCTATCTTGTCCGAGAGAGCCACGACTTTGTACTGGAGGAGGATCTGTTCAGCAAGCTGCTGTTCCTGTTCCGTTCACCGGAGACGATCATCAAGTGGACTCGTCCGCCAGCCTTGGTCCTGTCGAGAGAGACACAGTTGTGA